A region from the Paenarthrobacter aurescens genome encodes:
- a CDS encoding LacI family DNA-binding transcriptional regulator: MSSRTAPLTATPRPKIADVAAAAGVSVPTVSKVLNGRSHVSEATRARVQQALEELDYTKRNSPSEPGLLQLVVNNFDSPWVLETMEGVEAAATRLGYTVAYTRAVNATAENWQKLREPSSNRLDGVMLLAPRQGSPLVELARTLNIPAVAIDPEGSQGLQIPSVSPASFSGALRAVSHLLELGHERIGIITGRVHSPGHGRARYAAYAAALHEAGLPVLPEFVRDGDFSIESGSRLGGELLDLPERPTAIFTGSDLQALGVMNAAAQRSLKIPGDLSVVGFDDIAQAALTSPPLTTVRQPLAQLASMAVGMLTEQIDQGKGSTAALEVATELVVRGSTAPPR, from the coding sequence ATGAGTTCAAGGACCGCCCCGTTGACCGCCACTCCGCGCCCCAAGATTGCAGATGTGGCCGCGGCTGCAGGCGTTTCGGTGCCCACCGTGTCCAAGGTGCTCAACGGCCGTTCGCATGTTTCCGAGGCTACGCGCGCCCGCGTCCAGCAGGCCCTGGAGGAGCTGGATTACACCAAGAGGAACTCACCCAGCGAACCCGGACTGCTGCAGTTGGTGGTGAACAACTTTGATTCCCCGTGGGTGCTGGAAACCATGGAGGGAGTGGAGGCTGCGGCCACCCGTCTGGGGTACACCGTGGCCTACACACGGGCGGTGAACGCCACCGCGGAGAACTGGCAAAAGCTGCGTGAACCCTCCAGCAACCGGCTTGACGGTGTGATGCTTCTGGCCCCGCGGCAGGGTTCCCCGTTGGTGGAGTTGGCGCGGACGCTGAACATCCCCGCAGTAGCCATCGATCCCGAAGGCTCCCAAGGTTTGCAGATACCCAGCGTCAGCCCGGCGTCGTTCTCAGGAGCGTTGCGGGCGGTGTCCCATCTTCTTGAACTGGGGCATGAGCGCATTGGCATCATTACCGGTCGCGTCCACAGCCCGGGCCATGGACGTGCCCGTTACGCTGCCTACGCGGCAGCCCTGCACGAAGCCGGGCTGCCGGTACTTCCCGAGTTCGTCCGGGACGGTGATTTCAGCATCGAATCCGGGTCCCGCCTGGGCGGGGAGCTTCTGGATTTGCCGGAGCGGCCAACCGCGATCTTCACGGGCAGCGATTTACAGGCCCTCGGCGTCATGAACGCGGCAGCGCAACGGTCCTTGAAAATCCCCGGCGACCTCAGCGTTGTGGGATTCGACGACATCGCCCAGGCAGCCCTCACCTCACCTCCCCTCACCACGGTTCGCCAGCCGCTTGCGCAGTTGGCGTCCATGGCGGTGGGCATGCTCACGGAGCAGATCGATCAGGGGAAGGGCTCCACGGCCGCACTCGAAGTTGCCACCGAGCTGGTTGTCCGCGGAAGCACTGCCCCTCCCCGCTAG
- a CDS encoding PmoA family protein codes for MGSFQLQGATVAQVRNGVDVAAVLAPRPYLHPLRTLGGVTLTEAGPADHPHHLGLSLAFSDVNGSNFWGGSTFTRRGPEVLPNHGRQVPSNWRFTEGTGEGTVTWFGSDGGELALEQRSYNCRMHHAADTWSLSFDSVLRPAAEVERLSVSSSAVKGRAGAGYGGIFWRFASGDTPAEVLCSEGAGTVAAHGSLSPWLMVGIRQGGKDVSVVLAQEPGNLLPWFVRTEGYAGAGPAVAWNQPATADRAHPLRLSLHALVHDGRITSNRHVEELLLHHFSSTPDRTS; via the coding sequence ATGGGAAGCTTCCAGCTCCAAGGCGCAACCGTGGCGCAGGTGCGCAATGGCGTTGATGTGGCAGCGGTGCTGGCACCCAGGCCGTACCTTCATCCCCTCCGGACTTTGGGCGGTGTGACGCTCACCGAAGCCGGTCCTGCCGATCACCCGCACCACTTGGGACTGTCTCTCGCTTTCTCGGACGTGAACGGAAGCAACTTTTGGGGCGGATCCACCTTTACCCGGCGGGGCCCGGAGGTTCTTCCCAACCACGGCCGCCAAGTCCCCTCCAACTGGCGTTTCACGGAGGGGACAGGCGAGGGCACGGTGACCTGGTTTGGCAGTGACGGTGGAGAGCTGGCATTGGAGCAACGGAGTTACAACTGCCGGATGCACCACGCCGCAGATACCTGGAGCCTTTCCTTTGATTCCGTACTCCGGCCAGCGGCCGAGGTGGAACGGTTGTCCGTGTCGTCGTCGGCCGTCAAGGGGCGCGCTGGCGCCGGCTATGGCGGCATCTTCTGGCGCTTTGCGTCCGGTGACACTCCGGCGGAGGTCCTGTGTTCAGAAGGAGCCGGAACCGTGGCCGCCCACGGATCCCTCTCTCCCTGGCTCATGGTGGGGATCAGGCAAGGGGGAAAGGACGTCAGCGTGGTCCTGGCGCAGGAGCCCGGCAATCTGCTCCCGTGGTTCGTCCGGACGGAAGGCTATGCAGGTGCCGGTCCCGCCGTCGCGTGGAACCAGCCAGCCACGGCGGACCGGGCACATCCGCTCCGCCTCAGCCTCCACGCCCTAGTCCACGACGGCCGAATAACCAGCAACCGGCACGTTGAGGAACTCCTTCTCCACCACTTCAGCAGCACTCCCGACAGGACATCATGA
- a CDS encoding thiamine pyrophosphate-binding protein gives MSGQERVSALVGRTLAKLGVGHVFGVVGSGNFEVTGTLMAQGVPFTAARHEGGAATMADAYSRMSGKVGVVTTHQGCGLSNAITGIGEAAKSRTPMIVLTADTQAAAIRSNFKIDQDNLARSIGAVAERIHSPATAVADTLRAYRTAVNERRTVVLSLPLDIQHAPAPTAADEVSAVVVPEPLKIRPDAAAVEQLMALITAAERPVFVAGRGGRGARDEILELARHAGALVATSAVASGLFNGDSHNLGISGGFSSPVTAELISGADLIVGWGCALNMWTMRHGRLISTGTTVVQIDVEDSALGANRPITLGVLGDSALTAADALTALRSAQPEPAGKYRTENNALAIKQSSRWRDVHTEDLSTATSIDPRVLTRELDSLLPAERIVAVDSGNFMGYPSQYLAVPDEFGFCFTQAFQAIGLGLYTAIGAAVAQPQRLPVLGAGDGGFLMGISELETAVRLKLPLVCIVYNDAAYGAEVHHFAPEHTEAELASVVFPETDIAAIARGFGAAGVTVRTVGDLDAVRPWIASYEAGTQDRPLVIDAKIASDGGSWWLAEAFQGH, from the coding sequence ATGAGTGGGCAGGAACGGGTTTCAGCGCTGGTAGGCAGGACCTTGGCGAAGCTCGGCGTCGGGCACGTTTTCGGGGTGGTGGGCTCCGGGAACTTCGAGGTCACCGGAACCCTCATGGCCCAGGGCGTCCCCTTCACCGCGGCCCGGCACGAGGGCGGTGCTGCCACCATGGCGGACGCGTATTCGCGGATGTCCGGGAAAGTCGGTGTGGTCACCACCCATCAGGGCTGCGGGCTGAGCAATGCCATCACTGGGATCGGGGAAGCCGCGAAAAGCCGCACCCCCATGATCGTGCTCACCGCCGACACCCAGGCCGCGGCCATCCGCTCCAACTTCAAAATCGACCAAGACAACCTGGCCCGCAGCATCGGCGCTGTGGCCGAGCGGATTCACTCCCCCGCCACCGCTGTGGCAGACACTCTCAGGGCCTACCGCACCGCGGTCAACGAGCGCCGCACGGTAGTCCTGAGCCTGCCCTTGGACATCCAACACGCCCCAGCCCCAACTGCGGCAGATGAGGTGAGTGCCGTCGTCGTGCCTGAGCCGTTGAAGATCCGCCCTGACGCCGCCGCCGTTGAGCAGCTGATGGCGCTGATCACGGCCGCCGAACGGCCCGTGTTCGTCGCCGGCCGCGGAGGACGCGGTGCCCGGGACGAAATCCTGGAGCTGGCACGCCATGCCGGCGCGCTGGTGGCCACCTCGGCAGTGGCGAGCGGGCTGTTCAACGGCGACTCCCACAATCTGGGCATCTCCGGCGGCTTCTCATCCCCTGTCACAGCGGAGTTGATCAGCGGCGCGGACCTGATCGTGGGCTGGGGTTGCGCACTGAACATGTGGACCATGCGCCACGGACGACTCATCTCCACCGGCACCACCGTGGTGCAGATCGACGTCGAAGACTCAGCCCTCGGCGCCAACCGGCCCATCACCCTGGGTGTGCTGGGCGATTCCGCGCTGACGGCTGCGGATGCCCTGACGGCGCTGCGGTCTGCGCAGCCGGAACCCGCCGGGAAGTACCGCACCGAAAACAACGCCCTGGCCATCAAACAGAGCTCACGGTGGCGGGACGTGCACACCGAGGACCTGTCCACGGCAACATCCATCGATCCTCGCGTCCTCACCCGCGAACTGGATTCGCTGCTGCCTGCCGAGAGGATCGTGGCCGTGGATTCGGGGAACTTCATGGGCTACCCCAGCCAGTATCTTGCCGTGCCGGATGAGTTCGGTTTCTGTTTCACCCAGGCATTCCAAGCGATCGGGCTTGGCCTGTACACCGCGATTGGTGCTGCCGTGGCTCAACCACAGCGATTGCCGGTTCTGGGGGCGGGTGATGGCGGGTTCCTCATGGGCATCAGCGAGTTGGAGACCGCTGTCCGCCTCAAACTCCCCCTGGTGTGCATCGTCTACAACGACGCAGCTTACGGAGCAGAGGTGCACCACTTCGCACCCGAACACACCGAAGCCGAACTCGCCAGCGTGGTCTTCCCGGAGACGGACATCGCCGCCATAGCCCGCGGATTCGGCGCTGCAGGAGTGACCGTCCGGACCGTGGGCGACCTCGACGCTGTGCGCCCATGGATCGCGTCCTACGAAGCCGGAACGCAGGACCGTCCCTTGGTGATCGACGCGAAAATCGCCTCCGACGGCGGCTCGTGGTGGCTCGCCGAAGCATTCCAAGGCCACTAG
- a CDS encoding phytoene desaturase family protein, with translation MDDSVDMDGSVDVAIIGSGINSLVAAAELALAGKRVCIIELSDRLGGFIHSAERTLPGFLHDSFSSWHPLFVSGAAYGALGKELHARGLEYCNTTGAVTASVASDPTSGAYRVVIAHRDPAETAAAFKEPRDEAAYLAMLDDLGRNAGTVFGAFGAELRSFGEVARIAFGAVRRGRFQGTEAFVRDSVMSGRNYVRSRFDGWETDQLWSPWLLHAGLGPDQATGGVMLPVMAMSMHSFGLPIVKGGASRFVEAFESLLRENGVRIMLGTEAQEILVAGGSVAGVRTSQGVVSAGTVLANVSPQALYTRLLRQPPAGTADAAERYQNGRGAMQVHLALDKPVEWLDPRLNTVPLVHISNGSDSTGIACAQAEAGLLPNEPTVVVGQQCVLDPSRAPEGKATLWLQLQEVPFAPVGDAAGELSVNNGWTDELKHGYLERVLARLEQFAPGTRATVLAADILAPTDLAAANPNAVNGDPYGGSAELFQNLLWRPFPAAAGHQTGVEGLWHIGASTHPGPGLSGGSGHLVAQKLTAPPSALSRLQAALKPSKR, from the coding sequence ATGGACGATTCAGTTGACATGGATGGCTCGGTGGATGTGGCCATCATCGGTTCCGGCATCAATTCCTTGGTGGCGGCGGCGGAGTTGGCCTTGGCCGGTAAGCGCGTGTGCATCATTGAGCTCTCGGACCGGCTGGGAGGGTTCATACATTCCGCTGAGAGGACCCTTCCGGGCTTCCTCCACGATTCTTTCTCCTCCTGGCACCCGCTGTTCGTCTCCGGCGCCGCTTACGGGGCGTTGGGTAAGGAACTCCATGCCCGGGGCTTGGAGTATTGCAATACCACCGGCGCGGTGACGGCCAGTGTCGCTTCGGACCCGACGAGCGGTGCCTATCGTGTGGTCATCGCGCACCGGGATCCCGCCGAAACGGCGGCCGCTTTCAAGGAGCCCCGGGATGAAGCCGCGTATCTGGCCATGTTGGATGATTTGGGCCGCAATGCAGGAACGGTGTTCGGCGCTTTCGGAGCCGAGCTTCGGTCCTTTGGGGAGGTGGCCAGGATTGCGTTTGGCGCCGTACGCCGCGGGCGCTTCCAAGGAACGGAAGCGTTCGTCCGGGATTCCGTGATGAGCGGCCGGAATTACGTCCGCAGCCGCTTTGACGGTTGGGAAACGGACCAGCTGTGGTCACCGTGGCTCCTGCATGCAGGACTCGGCCCGGACCAAGCCACCGGCGGAGTGATGCTCCCGGTGATGGCCATGAGCATGCACAGCTTCGGGCTCCCTATTGTGAAGGGCGGAGCTTCGAGGTTCGTGGAAGCTTTTGAGTCGTTGCTGCGCGAGAACGGGGTCCGCATCATGCTGGGCACTGAGGCTCAGGAGATTCTGGTGGCTGGCGGGTCAGTGGCCGGCGTCCGCACTTCCCAAGGTGTGGTTTCCGCCGGAACCGTGCTCGCCAACGTTTCGCCCCAGGCCCTGTATACGCGGCTTCTTCGCCAGCCACCGGCCGGTACTGCCGACGCCGCCGAACGCTACCAGAATGGCCGTGGAGCCATGCAGGTCCATCTGGCTTTGGACAAGCCTGTGGAATGGCTCGATCCCCGGCTCAACACCGTACCGCTGGTTCATATCAGCAATGGCTCGGACAGCACCGGGATTGCCTGCGCCCAAGCCGAAGCCGGACTGTTGCCCAACGAACCCACGGTGGTGGTGGGTCAACAATGCGTCCTGGACCCGTCGCGGGCCCCGGAGGGTAAAGCCACGTTATGGCTGCAACTGCAGGAAGTGCCGTTCGCCCCCGTAGGCGACGCTGCGGGCGAGCTGTCCGTTAACAACGGCTGGACTGACGAGTTGAAGCACGGATATCTGGAGCGGGTCCTTGCCCGGTTGGAGCAGTTTGCGCCTGGAACACGTGCCACAGTTCTTGCCGCAGACATCCTTGCCCCAACGGACCTGGCAGCGGCTAACCCCAACGCCGTCAACGGCGACCCCTATGGCGGCTCCGCGGAGCTGTTCCAGAACCTGCTGTGGCGGCCTTTCCCGGCAGCGGCGGGCCACCAAACCGGCGTCGAAGGCCTCTGGCACATTGGCGCATCAACTCACCCTGGCCCCGGACTTTCCGGCGGTTCCGGCCACTTGGTGGCCCAGAAACTCACCGCACCACCCTCAGCACTTTCCCGTCTTCAAGCAGCACTTAAACCAAGCAAGCGATAG
- a CDS encoding cyclase family protein, which translates to MSVLAGLTAALSSGSVEIIDLTTPLSSETPILNLPQPFANTVGLSVSPVSNFDDAGPAWAWNDVTVGEHAGTHLDAPVHWITGKDGKSVDQIEPHRLVGPIVVIDKTTEVSADPDFLLEPEHFEQWQSEHGLFPENCWVIFRTGWAARGADAAAFVNADDAGPHTPGVSAAGAKWLAGNASISGFGVETVGIDAGQAGGLDPMFPVHSFLLGADKYGVTSLRNVDRLPVTGATLVVAPLPIVGGTGSPSRVYALVEKHVVEKDAAEKA; encoded by the coding sequence ATGTCTGTTCTGGCCGGGCTCACTGCAGCCCTTTCGAGTGGTTCAGTGGAAATCATCGATCTCACCACACCACTCAGTTCCGAGACCCCCATCCTGAACCTGCCCCAGCCGTTCGCGAACACCGTGGGCTTGTCCGTTTCGCCGGTGAGTAATTTCGACGACGCCGGCCCGGCCTGGGCGTGGAACGACGTCACTGTGGGCGAACACGCCGGGACGCACCTGGATGCTCCGGTTCACTGGATCACGGGCAAGGACGGCAAGTCTGTGGACCAGATTGAACCGCACCGGCTGGTTGGCCCCATCGTGGTGATCGACAAGACCACCGAGGTTTCCGCGGACCCTGATTTCCTGCTGGAACCGGAGCATTTTGAGCAGTGGCAGTCTGAGCATGGGTTGTTCCCGGAGAACTGCTGGGTGATCTTCCGGACCGGTTGGGCGGCTCGCGGCGCTGACGCTGCGGCTTTCGTCAACGCGGACGACGCCGGACCCCACACTCCCGGGGTCTCCGCGGCAGGTGCGAAGTGGCTCGCCGGAAACGCCTCGATCTCCGGTTTCGGTGTGGAGACCGTGGGCATCGACGCGGGGCAGGCCGGCGGACTGGATCCGATGTTCCCCGTTCATTCATTCCTGCTCGGGGCGGACAAGTACGGCGTGACCTCACTGCGGAACGTGGACCGGCTCCCTGTCACGGGCGCCACGCTGGTGGTGGCCCCGTTGCCGATCGTCGGCGGCACGGGCAGCCCCAGCCGCGTGTACGCCCTGGTGGAAAAACATGTGGTCGAAAAAGATGCGGCGGAGAAAGCATGA
- a CDS encoding carbohydrate ABC transporter permease has product MTVLTKQPRGAAPASASPGGAPRIRPSRRRKQRSGYLFLLPWFLGMLFTVIPFFASLYLAFTDYNLFTEPNFVGLANFQAMFEDPRLIQSLKVTFIYTFVSVPISLAVALLVALVLNRGLQGLSIYRSVYYLPSLLGGSVAIVMLWRYIFGNDGIVNGFLGIFGIQGPAWVTDPQFSLSTLIVLNVWTFGSPMVIFLAGLRQVPGMYYEAASIDGASKWRQFRSITLPLISPIIFFNLIMQLIGSFQTFTQGYVMSGGTGGPADSTLFYNLYLYQKGFTEFEMGYASAMAWLLLMIIAIFTAINFIASKFWVFYDN; this is encoded by the coding sequence ATGACAGTTCTGACCAAACAGCCGCGGGGAGCAGCCCCGGCGTCGGCCTCGCCTGGCGGCGCACCACGCATCCGCCCTTCCCGGCGCAGGAAGCAGCGCTCCGGGTATCTCTTCCTTCTCCCGTGGTTCCTGGGAATGTTGTTTACCGTCATTCCGTTCTTCGCCTCGCTGTATCTGGCTTTTACGGATTACAACCTCTTCACTGAGCCCAACTTTGTGGGGTTGGCCAACTTCCAGGCCATGTTCGAGGACCCACGGCTCATTCAGTCGCTGAAGGTCACTTTCATTTACACCTTCGTCTCGGTGCCTATCTCCCTCGCTGTTGCCTTGTTGGTTGCGTTGGTGCTGAACCGGGGACTTCAGGGCTTGTCGATTTACCGCTCTGTCTACTACCTGCCCTCTTTGCTGGGCGGCAGCGTGGCAATCGTGATGTTGTGGCGCTACATTTTCGGCAACGACGGAATCGTGAACGGGTTCCTTGGGATCTTCGGGATCCAGGGCCCAGCCTGGGTCACAGATCCGCAGTTCTCCCTGAGTACCCTCATTGTGCTGAACGTGTGGACTTTCGGTTCCCCCATGGTGATCTTCCTTGCCGGCCTGCGGCAGGTTCCCGGGATGTATTACGAGGCCGCCTCCATTGATGGGGCTTCCAAGTGGCGGCAGTTCCGCAGCATCACACTGCCCCTGATCAGCCCCATTATTTTCTTCAACCTCATCATGCAGCTCATCGGTTCATTCCAAACGTTTACGCAGGGCTATGTGATGAGTGGGGGCACCGGCGGCCCGGCGGACTCCACGCTGTTTTACAACCTGTACCTGTACCAGAAGGGCTTCACCGAGTTTGAGATGGGGTATGCCTCGGCCATGGCCTGGCTGCTGTTGATGATCATCGCGATTTTCACAGCCATCAATTTCATCGCATCCAAGTTCTGGGTCTTCTACGACAATTAA
- a CDS encoding carbohydrate ABC transporter permease, translating to MALLDLPLKRKLAKQDQPEDALTGTPASRFSRHLILCLVGLVMLYPLLWLISSSMKPSNDIFRQLGLWPENWDFSNYAQGWTALDQPFHVYLINSMIVVIFSIIGNIFSCALAAYAFARMEFTGRKLFFALMLGTLMLPGHVLLVPQYIIFSQLGWLDTYLPLIVPNFMATNAFFIFLMVQFMKSLPKELDDAAQIDGCGPFRTFIRVILPLCVPAMATTAIFTFISTWNEFFGPLLYIQNQDLYTVPLALRAFMDSEGQSMWGPMFAMSVVSIAPIIGFFIAGQKYLINGIATTGLK from the coding sequence ATGGCACTCCTTGATTTACCTCTCAAGCGCAAGCTGGCCAAGCAGGACCAACCCGAAGACGCCCTGACGGGAACCCCGGCTTCCCGCTTCTCACGGCACCTGATCCTCTGCCTGGTGGGGCTGGTAATGCTCTACCCGCTGTTGTGGCTGATTTCCAGTTCGATGAAGCCCAGCAATGATATTTTCCGGCAGCTGGGTCTGTGGCCGGAGAACTGGGATTTTTCCAACTACGCCCAGGGCTGGACTGCGCTGGACCAGCCGTTCCACGTTTACCTGATCAACTCCATGATCGTGGTGATTTTCTCCATCATCGGCAACATTTTCTCCTGCGCCCTGGCTGCGTACGCCTTCGCGCGGATGGAATTCACCGGCCGGAAGTTGTTCTTTGCCCTCATGCTGGGAACACTCATGCTGCCGGGCCACGTACTCCTGGTCCCGCAATACATCATCTTCTCCCAGCTCGGCTGGCTGGACACCTACCTGCCGCTGATCGTCCCCAACTTCATGGCCACCAATGCCTTCTTTATCTTCCTCATGGTGCAATTCATGAAGTCGCTGCCCAAGGAATTGGATGACGCAGCCCAGATTGACGGGTGCGGGCCGTTCCGGACTTTCATCCGGGTCATCCTGCCCCTCTGCGTGCCGGCCATGGCCACTACGGCCATTTTCACGTTCATCTCCACATGGAATGAGTTCTTTGGTCCGCTGCTCTACATCCAGAACCAGGACCTGTACACCGTTCCCTTGGCCCTTCGTGCCTTCATGGACTCGGAAGGGCAAAGCATGTGGGGGCCAATGTTCGCCATGTCAGTGGTGTCCATCGCCCCCATCATCGGCTTCTTCATAGCGGGGCAGAAGTACCTGATCAACGGCATCGCCACCACCGGACTCAAATAG
- a CDS encoding glycoside hydrolase 43 family protein produces MGNRHRIPVYNNPILNGDWPDPDAIQVDGVYYLIASSFNRVPGLPVLRSKNLVDWEHAGHALPELPQVGHYSLVRHGSGVWAPALRHHDGKFWIFYPDPDHGIFVLSADKAEGPWSAPHLLYAGRGLIDPCPLWDEDGTAYLVHGWAKSRIGVKNRLTVHRMSPDASKLLDHGTHVINGEDLPGFTTLEGPKFYKRDGWYWIFAPAGGVATGWQSVFRSRSPFGPYEERRVLEQGDSPVNGPHQGAWVTTPQGEDWFLHFQDRGAYGRVVHLQPMGWGADGWPWMGKTADDGGPGTPVLSHPYPVGTSPEDIAPPTSDNFTSPGLGRQWHWQANPRDEWLSTCGGGHLVLRPQANDPINLRELPNVLAQILPGEPSTFTTTVELDDVPVGTRAGVVVLGQRYAWLGIVRTEHGYVLGSGTGSEGPHEQHIGRAVALPGPRIELQIRTDEAPQATFAWRVGPTDPWQIPIWDFDVVEGRWIGAELGIFAASPLGSPEHGSVRVGPVRVDTAPVLRATTQRIAAPVSP; encoded by the coding sequence ATGGGAAACCGACACCGCATCCCCGTCTACAACAACCCCATACTCAACGGCGACTGGCCGGACCCGGATGCCATCCAGGTGGACGGCGTCTATTACCTCATTGCCTCCAGCTTCAACCGGGTGCCCGGGTTGCCGGTGCTTCGCTCCAAGAACCTGGTGGATTGGGAGCATGCCGGGCACGCCCTGCCCGAACTCCCTCAGGTGGGGCACTACTCTCTGGTGCGGCACGGAAGTGGCGTGTGGGCGCCGGCGCTGCGCCACCACGATGGCAAGTTCTGGATTTTCTATCCGGATCCGGACCATGGGATCTTCGTCCTCAGCGCGGACAAAGCCGAAGGCCCTTGGAGCGCACCCCATCTTCTCTATGCCGGCCGTGGCCTCATTGACCCCTGCCCTTTGTGGGACGAGGACGGCACCGCATATCTGGTGCACGGCTGGGCCAAGAGCCGGATCGGGGTGAAGAACCGGCTCACGGTACATCGGATGAGCCCTGATGCTTCAAAGCTTCTGGATCACGGAACCCACGTCATCAACGGCGAGGACCTTCCGGGGTTCACCACCCTGGAGGGGCCCAAGTTCTACAAGCGCGACGGCTGGTACTGGATCTTCGCTCCGGCGGGCGGCGTGGCCACCGGGTGGCAGTCGGTCTTCCGCTCGCGGTCGCCTTTTGGGCCCTATGAGGAACGGCGGGTCCTGGAACAGGGCGATTCTCCGGTGAACGGCCCGCATCAAGGTGCATGGGTTACTACTCCCCAAGGTGAAGACTGGTTCCTTCACTTCCAGGACCGGGGGGCTTACGGCCGGGTGGTCCATCTCCAGCCCATGGGTTGGGGTGCGGACGGCTGGCCCTGGATGGGCAAAACAGCTGACGACGGCGGACCGGGAACCCCGGTTCTGAGCCACCCTTACCCGGTGGGCACCTCGCCTGAAGACATTGCACCACCCACCAGTGACAACTTCACATCTCCTGGCCTGGGGCGGCAGTGGCACTGGCAGGCGAACCCCCGGGATGAATGGCTCTCCACCTGTGGAGGAGGGCATTTGGTCCTTCGTCCGCAAGCCAACGATCCCATCAACCTCCGTGAACTCCCCAACGTCCTGGCCCAGATCCTCCCCGGTGAACCGTCCACCTTCACCACCACCGTGGAACTGGACGATGTCCCCGTTGGCACCCGGGCCGGCGTCGTGGTTTTGGGTCAGCGGTACGCCTGGCTGGGCATCGTCCGCACGGAACACGGTTATGTCCTGGGCAGCGGTACCGGAAGCGAAGGTCCGCACGAACAGCACATAGGGCGCGCCGTGGCACTCCCGGGCCCTCGGATTGAGCTTCAGATCCGAACCGATGAGGCCCCTCAAGCAACGTTTGCGTGGCGTGTTGGTCCTACGGATCCGTGGCAGATTCCCATCTGGGATTTTGACGTTGTGGAGGGCCGGTGGATCGGTGCTGAACTGGGGATTTTCGCTGCGTCACCCCTGGGCTCTCCTGAACACGGCAGTGTTAGGGTTGGACCCGTGCGGGTGGACACTGCGCCGGTCCTCCGGGCAACCACCCAGCGCATTGCCGCTCCCGTATCCCCATGA
- a CDS encoding ABC transporter substrate-binding protein, which translates to MKKTTNTPIPRRVVLGAAVVAAGLALSACGGGGAGTSGAGSSGGNVELNFVFWGDANRAKMTEAALRIFEKKNPGITVKTEYQDSAPYADKLATRFAGGNPPDVLAMANRSLLEYAQRGTLADLKSLPELNLDKVPETTLSRGEVDGKLYGLATGVTTIGMVVNKTITDQAGVTIPDDKTWSWEDYAKFATEVTQKTGGKVYGAGYDVATETGPIMLARQRGEDFYTKDNKLGVSEKTIEDWFQYSVDLRKAGGYPPAGFFEQIGGSPAQSYLAKGTVASQIIPINNFRGYNEAVEGEVVLLRIPGETSGERRGYSADPTMLWSIAAKSKHPKEAAKLVDFLTNDAEGAAEVLTQRGVPINPEVADSITPKLSADDKTFVNLMAAIQEEDLPPAYVYPKGASVVADTLKQLTTEVEFGRISPADAAKTFMEKSNAAINK; encoded by the coding sequence ATGAAGAAGACAACAAACACTCCCATACCACGCAGGGTTGTCCTGGGGGCGGCGGTGGTGGCCGCGGGGCTTGCCCTCAGCGCCTGCGGCGGAGGCGGGGCCGGCACCTCCGGCGCTGGCAGCAGCGGCGGCAACGTGGAACTGAACTTCGTCTTCTGGGGCGATGCCAACCGGGCCAAGATGACCGAAGCTGCCCTGCGGATCTTTGAGAAAAAGAACCCCGGCATCACGGTCAAAACCGAGTACCAGGACAGCGCACCCTACGCCGATAAGCTCGCTACCCGCTTTGCCGGCGGAAACCCGCCGGACGTCCTGGCCATGGCCAACCGCAGCCTCCTTGAGTACGCACAGCGTGGAACCCTCGCGGACCTCAAGTCACTCCCGGAGCTGAACCTGGACAAGGTTCCGGAAACCACCCTCAGCCGTGGCGAGGTTGACGGGAAGCTTTACGGCCTCGCTACCGGCGTGACCACCATCGGCATGGTGGTCAACAAGACCATCACGGACCAGGCCGGCGTCACCATCCCGGACGACAAGACCTGGAGCTGGGAGGACTACGCCAAGTTCGCCACCGAAGTCACGCAGAAAACCGGCGGGAAAGTCTACGGAGCGGGCTACGACGTCGCCACGGAAACAGGACCCATCATGCTCGCGCGCCAACGCGGTGAGGATTTCTACACCAAGGACAACAAGCTCGGTGTCAGCGAGAAGACCATCGAGGACTGGTTCCAGTACAGCGTGGACCTCCGTAAAGCCGGCGGCTATCCGCCCGCAGGATTCTTCGAGCAAATTGGCGGCTCGCCGGCGCAGTCCTATCTCGCGAAGGGCACGGTCGCTTCGCAGATCATCCCCATCAACAACTTCCGTGGCTACAACGAGGCTGTTGAGGGCGAGGTTGTCCTGCTGCGCATTCCAGGCGAAACAAGCGGCGAGCGCCGTGGCTACTCCGCCGACCCCACCATGCTGTGGTCAATCGCGGCCAAGTCCAAGCACCCCAAGGAAGCAGCCAAACTGGTGGACTTCCTGACGAACGACGCTGAAGGCGCCGCCGAGGTCCTCACCCAGCGCGGTGTCCCCATCAACCCGGAGGTGGCCGATTCCATCACCCCCAAGCTGAGCGCGGATGACAAGACGTTCGTGAACCTGATGGCCGCCATCCAGGAAGAGGACCTGCCGCCTGCCTACGTCTATCCGAAAGGTGCCAGCGTTGTAGCCGATACCCTCAAGCAGCTCACCACGGAAGTGGAGTTCGGCCGGATCAGCCCCGCTGATGCAGCGAAGACCTTCATGGAGAAGAGCAATGCAGCAATCAATAAGTAA